A single region of the Salvia miltiorrhiza cultivar Shanhuang (shh) chromosome 8, IMPLAD_Smil_shh, whole genome shotgun sequence genome encodes:
- the LOC130999922 gene encoding uncharacterized protein LOC130999922, whose protein sequence is MNEIREVAKAYYHGRGEQEKELARQFFKSLDADNNNVVCLQEYKKYVKSSLSSDDEVFKLLDKNGDKTLDFNEVLALYYMDKVSIPRCKVCDKLLLASYFSCLRCLGKPSYNVCCDCYGGGRYEHHHASSEFRDTRALLTMLDRIMDPKACEEDPNNCEKNDADQENGAKRSTSRSKSERILETLEALNAGFLLGGTVVTAVGAVAVAPACIIM, encoded by the exons ATGAATGAGATAAGAGAAGTTGCAAAGGCCTACTACCATGGGAGGGGAGAACAAGAGAAAGAGCTGGCGCGACAGTTCTTCAAATCCCTGGATGCAGACAACAACAACGTTGTCTGCCTCCAGGAGTACAAGAAGTACGTGAAATCCTCTCTCTCGAGTGATGACGAGGTTTTCAAGCTATTGGACAAGAACGGGGACAAAACCCTAGACTTCAACGAAGTGTTGGCCCTTTATTACATGGATAAAGTCTCCATTCCTCGGTGCAAGGTATGTGACAAATTGCTTCTAGCTTCCTACTTTTCGTGCCTGCGTTGCCTAGGGAAACCCTCGTACAACGTCTGCTGCGACTGCTACGGTGGAGGGAGGTACGAGCACCACCACGCCTCCAGTGAGTTTAGAGATACGAGAGCGTTGCTTACGATGTTGGATCGGATCATGGATCCAAAAGCTTGTGAGGAGGATCCAAATAATTGTGAg AAAAATGATGCTGATCAAGAAAATGGTGCTAAACGATCAACTTCTCGATCTAAATCA GAAAGGATTCTGGAAACTTTGGAGGCACTCAACGCAGGGTTTCTTCTTGGAGGTACCGTAGTAACAGCTGTTGGAGCAGTTGCAGTTGCCCCTGCTTGTATTATCATGTAG